DNA from Bos javanicus breed banteng chromosome 1, ARS-OSU_banteng_1.0, whole genome shotgun sequence:
CCCTAGCTTCTAGTCGTTTAGGATTAGTAGGCTTGCAACTGTTTTTTCTCCTCTTAcaactttcagtttcagttcCTTTTACTAAGTAAAACTTATAAATTGGCTCCACCCTACAGCAGTCCTAATCTGCTGCTTGACTCACTCTGCAGGAGTCACATCCTACAGTGATCATGGCCCTGAAGCAGGCTCCGGGCTCCAGACTTGGGCAGATCTGCATGCCGATCCTCATCTTCACAGTGCTGCTGCAGGCTTTTGGTATGGCCGTGTTTTACATGTATTTCAACAAAGAGCTGAAGCAGGTCAGTACAATGCAAATGCTCCCTGACAGGCGCTCTCAGCACCGTTTGGCTGACTGCCTCTGTTGGCTCCTCTGTGAAGACTTTACAGAGGAAGAGAAGCCTCTCTTTCTCTGCCCTGCCCGGGGACCCTAACTGCTAATGCCTGTCATTACTGAGAACTTTGCAAAAGTGAGTTGAAGGGATTATGTGCACAAAGTACAGTTGCAGAACTGGCTCCACCAGATTCTAGCAGATGCAGGAAATGAAACTGCTGAGGTAGTTTTGTCGTTAACAGTATGTTATAATATTAACTGCTGTCATTCCTGAGTGCTTTCTGCTTAACGTTTTAGAGTTCTTGACTCAAATTCTTGGGCAAGAGAGGAGCTGCCTCAGAGGAGGACTGCGTCTG
Protein-coding regions in this window:
- the TNFSF10 gene encoding tumor necrosis factor ligand superfamily member 10 isoform X4, translating into MALKQAPGSRLGQICMPILIFTVLLQAFGMAVFYMYFNKELKQFAETDCQRLMAGQQRGSGLAS